A genomic region of Enterococcus sp. 12C11_DIV0727 contains the following coding sequences:
- the pgsA gene encoding CDP-diacylglycerol--glycerol-3-phosphate 3-phosphatidyltransferase: protein MNLPNKLTVIRIFMIPIFIAVVSIPMDWGTLTIAGTSLAVTQLVGAIIFAVASFTDWLDGKIARARGLVTNFGKFADPLADKMLVMTAFIVLVGQQKVPTWVVAIIVCRELAVTGLRLLLVEGGEVMAAAWPGKVKTATQMVAIILLFINNIPFAAIGFPVDQIMLYICLLFTIYSGVDYFVKNADVFKGSM from the coding sequence TTGAACTTACCAAATAAATTAACCGTTATTAGAATATTCATGATCCCGATTTTTATTGCTGTCGTTAGCATTCCAATGGACTGGGGCACACTAACCATAGCAGGGACATCACTAGCAGTCACTCAACTAGTTGGCGCAATTATTTTCGCAGTTGCAAGTTTTACTGACTGGTTAGATGGAAAAATCGCACGTGCACGAGGGCTAGTGACAAACTTCGGTAAATTTGCAGATCCATTAGCAGATAAAATGTTGGTAATGACAGCATTTATCGTTTTAGTAGGGCAACAAAAAGTGCCAACTTGGGTAGTAGCAATCATTGTATGTAGAGAGCTTGCTGTTACTGGGTTGCGTTTACTATTAGTTGAAGGCGGCGAAGTAATGGCCGCAGCTTGGCCAGGTAAAGTCAAAACGGCAACACAAATGGTTGCGATCATTTTATTATTTATCAACAATATTCCGTTTGCAGCTATTGGTTTTCCTGTAGATCAAATTATGCTTTATATTTGCTTACTGTTCACAATTTATTCAGGTGTTGACTATTTTGTGAAAAATGCTGATGTATTTAAAGGATCAATGTAA
- a CDS encoding helix-turn-helix domain-containing protein, with translation MASVNIGKKLRDARLQRNMSLDELQQITKTQKRYLIAIEENDFDSMPGTFYVRAFIRQYASAVGLDGNELVEIYDGIEEPEDIETAIQYQTLDESRTQVYDENNQTKRFMRSLPAIIFSLIGLAIAIVVFYITWQDRQTSPMIQPPASEIIRESESTSSSASSQAPASSTTESSSSSSSSEPKAPAEVSFVSESGPTVNMNATNLASPAKLEFNAVTGPCWVGVYIATAANNDNGYFYQETIQPGQPKSVEIPAGTAQVVVSLGASEYMEFKLDGQKAEFNPNNTGIGLRNINMALAYAQSEQSTQSQQPQ, from the coding sequence GTGGCCAGCGTAAATATAGGAAAAAAATTAAGAGATGCACGACTGCAACGCAATATGTCATTAGACGAACTGCAGCAAATTACTAAAACACAAAAGCGCTATTTGATAGCCATCGAAGAGAATGATTTTGATTCTATGCCAGGAACATTTTATGTACGTGCGTTTATTCGTCAATATGCAAGTGCAGTTGGATTAGACGGCAACGAGTTAGTAGAGATTTATGATGGAATAGAAGAACCAGAAGACATAGAGACAGCAATCCAATATCAAACCTTGGATGAATCAAGAACCCAAGTGTATGATGAAAACAACCAAACGAAACGTTTTATGCGTAGTTTGCCTGCGATTATTTTTTCTTTGATTGGATTAGCAATTGCAATTGTTGTTTTTTATATTACATGGCAAGATCGGCAAACAAGCCCGATGATTCAGCCGCCAGCTTCTGAAATCATTAGAGAATCTGAGTCAACATCGAGTTCTGCGTCAAGCCAAGCTCCTGCATCAAGTACAACGGAGTCTTCAAGCTCAAGTTCTTCATCAGAACCGAAAGCACCTGCAGAAGTCAGTTTTGTTAGTGAGTCTGGTCCAACGGTGAATATGAACGCGACTAATTTAGCTTCTCCTGCTAAGCTTGAATTTAATGCTGTGACGGGACCTTGTTGGGTGGGTGTTTATATTGCAACAGCTGCTAATAATGACAACGGCTATTTTTATCAAGAAACGATTCAGCCTGGACAACCTAAATCTGTTGAAATTCCAGCAGGAACTGCGCAAGTTGTTGTTAGTTTAGGTGCTTCTGAGTACATGGAATTCAAATTAGACGGTCAAAAAGCGGAGTTTAATCCTAACAATACAGGAATTGGGTTAAGAAATATCAATATGGCTCTTGCATATGCACAATCAGAACAATCAACACAGTCTCAACAACCACAATAA
- the yfmH gene encoding EF-P 5-aminopentanol modification-associated protein YfmH, whose protein sequence is MHKKEYPQINEVLYTEVLENGLTVYLLPKAEYNKTYGLFTTNYGSIDNEFVPIGAKDFVKVPDGIAHFLEHKMFEKEDGDVFQQFGRQGASANAFTSFTKTSYLFSTTDQVEKNLETLINFVQEPYFTKETVDKEKGIIGQEIQMYLDDSNWRLFFGTLGNLYPKHPLHIDIAGTVESIGEITAEDLYTCYNTFYHPSNMTLFVVGKMDPEAMMTFIRDNQAAKTFTKAEPIKRHFPKETAADIIKESSLEMAISRSKVIVGLKGLDEVPTDGKELLKYKITANLLFQLLFGNTSQNYLNLYNEGLLDDSFGYEFNLDRSFHFADFGGDSDQPEVLAERIEEILLTANESLEVTEENLSLLKKKMIGKYFQSLNSLEYIANQFSQSLYGETTLFDTPEVIESVQLSDVKNLAQTLINQAGLSRFYMYPKK, encoded by the coding sequence ATGCATAAAAAAGAATATCCGCAAATCAACGAAGTCCTATATACAGAAGTCCTAGAAAACGGCTTAACTGTTTATTTGTTGCCTAAAGCAGAATACAACAAAACGTATGGCTTGTTTACGACTAATTATGGTTCGATCGACAATGAATTTGTGCCGATTGGTGCAAAAGATTTTGTGAAAGTCCCAGATGGGATTGCTCATTTTTTAGAACATAAAATGTTTGAAAAAGAAGATGGTGATGTTTTTCAACAATTTGGTCGCCAAGGAGCTTCGGCGAACGCATTTACAAGTTTTACTAAAACGAGCTATCTCTTTTCAACGACTGACCAAGTAGAAAAAAATTTGGAAACCTTGATTAATTTTGTTCAAGAACCTTACTTTACAAAAGAAACAGTAGATAAAGAAAAAGGAATCATCGGACAAGAAATCCAAATGTATTTAGATGATTCTAACTGGCGCTTATTTTTTGGGACACTAGGCAATTTATATCCCAAACATCCGTTGCATATTGATATTGCAGGAACGGTGGAAAGTATTGGTGAAATCACTGCAGAAGATTTGTATACTTGCTACAATACCTTTTACCATCCTAGCAACATGACTTTATTTGTTGTCGGCAAGATGGATCCGGAAGCTATGATGACCTTTATTCGTGATAATCAAGCGGCTAAAACCTTTACGAAAGCTGAACCGATCAAACGTCATTTTCCTAAAGAAACAGCTGCAGATATCATTAAAGAAAGCTCTTTGGAAATGGCCATAAGCCGTTCTAAAGTCATTGTAGGCTTAAAAGGCTTGGACGAAGTTCCAACAGATGGAAAAGAATTACTTAAATATAAAATAACCGCTAATTTATTGTTCCAATTGTTATTTGGCAATACGTCACAAAATTACTTAAATTTATATAACGAAGGTTTATTGGATGATAGTTTCGGCTATGAATTTAATTTGGACCGTAGTTTCCACTTTGCGGATTTTGGTGGCGATAGCGATCAACCAGAAGTGTTAGCTGAACGGATCGAAGAGATTTTATTGACAGCCAATGAGAGTTTGGAAGTAACCGAAGAAAACTTGTCATTATTGAAGAAAAAGATGATTGGAAAATATTTCCAATCGTTAAATTCACTAGAATATATCGCAAATCAATTTTCACAATCGCTCTATGGAGAAACAACTTTGTTTGACACACCTGAAGTGATTGAAAGTGTCCAATTATCTGATGTGAAAAATTTGGCACAAACCTTGATCAATCAAGCTGGGTTAAGCCGCTTTTATATGTATCCTAAAAAGTAG
- the yfmF gene encoding EF-P 5-aminopentanol modification-associated protein YfmF — MPITLAQGVNLHVVPTEKYKTVRILVRFNTRLNKETITKRTLLSSLLETNSLNYPDQVKLSEKLAELYGASFGINVNKKGNLHWLNLSMNLVNDKYLDNSHVLADAADFVKEILFYPNIIDGKFEAETFQREKENLKAYYESISEDKQVYSSLALQNLYFGRSEDQKVPSFGIIADLEAETAETIAAYHQQMLQEDQVDIFVLGDVDEAQVTALFSKLPFEDRASGIADIFYTQPSRNVIEERSEQETLAQSKLNLGYHTDVYYGDENYFALQIFNGVFGGFPHSKLFMNVREKENLAYYASSSIDTFRGFLSVQTGIDGKNRNQVLRLISVELENIRQGNVTDLEIEQTKAMLKNQYLLSLDNAGAVLENEYLNDLIPHLRLKDDEWIRRMEAVTLADVQRVAKLVQLQAIFFLEGEKADA; from the coding sequence ATGCCGATCACATTAGCACAAGGAGTCAACTTACATGTTGTTCCAACAGAAAAATATAAAACGGTACGTATTTTGGTTCGTTTTAATACGCGTTTGAATAAAGAAACGATTACGAAACGGACGCTTTTGTCCAGTTTACTGGAAACAAATAGCTTAAATTACCCAGATCAAGTGAAGCTTAGTGAAAAATTAGCTGAATTGTACGGAGCTAGCTTTGGGATCAATGTCAACAAAAAAGGCAATTTACACTGGTTAAACCTTTCAATGAACTTGGTCAATGATAAGTATTTAGACAACAGTCATGTTTTAGCAGACGCTGCTGACTTTGTGAAAGAAATTTTATTTTACCCTAACATTATTGATGGGAAGTTTGAAGCTGAAACGTTTCAACGGGAGAAAGAAAATTTAAAAGCTTATTATGAAAGCATTTCAGAGGATAAGCAAGTCTATTCTTCATTAGCCTTACAAAATCTATATTTTGGTCGTTCTGAAGATCAAAAAGTCCCGAGTTTTGGAATTATTGCTGATTTAGAAGCTGAAACGGCTGAAACGATTGCTGCTTATCATCAACAAATGCTACAAGAAGATCAAGTAGATATTTTTGTTCTTGGTGATGTGGATGAAGCACAAGTTACAGCACTATTCAGCAAGTTACCATTTGAGGACCGTGCTTCTGGTATTGCAGATATTTTCTATACGCAGCCATCACGAAATGTGATCGAAGAACGTTCAGAACAAGAAACGTTAGCGCAGTCCAAATTAAACTTAGGCTATCATACCGACGTATATTATGGAGACGAGAACTATTTTGCCTTGCAGATTTTCAATGGTGTATTTGGCGGATTTCCTCATTCTAAATTATTTATGAATGTCCGTGAAAAAGAAAATTTAGCTTATTATGCATCAAGCAGTATTGACACTTTCCGAGGGTTTTTAAGTGTTCAAACAGGTATTGATGGCAAAAATCGTAACCAAGTTTTACGCTTGATTTCTGTAGAACTAGAAAATATCCGACAAGGAAACGTGACAGATTTAGAGATTGAACAAACGAAAGCTATGCTGAAAAATCAATATTTACTGTCTTTAGATAATGCGGGAGCTGTTTTAGAGAATGAATATTTGAACGATTTGATTCCGCACCTTCGTTTAAAAGATGATGAATGGATCCGCCGGATGGAAGCTGTCACATTAGCTGATGTTCAGCGAGTTGCCAAGTTAGTGCAACTACAAGCCATTTTCTTTTTGGAAGGAGAAAAAGCCGATGCATAA
- the mscL gene encoding large conductance mechanosensitive channel protein MscL, translating to MIKEFKEFIMRGNVLDLAVGVVIGSAFTAIVTQIVNGLITPLVSLVFVLTTGEKSADDALGALVFHVKGVAFNIGDVISALITFLITAFVLFLIVKAVNKMKKTPEAAEEEVSGPTTDDLLEQIRDLLAAQNTAKATGVMKETTENTKE from the coding sequence ATGATCAAAGAATTTAAAGAATTTATTATGCGTGGAAATGTGCTTGATTTAGCAGTTGGGGTTGTGATTGGTTCTGCTTTTACAGCGATCGTGACACAAATCGTTAATGGTTTGATTACACCACTCGTTAGCTTAGTCTTCGTATTGACTACTGGAGAAAAAAGCGCAGATGATGCACTCGGTGCATTAGTTTTTCATGTGAAAGGCGTAGCGTTCAACATTGGCGATGTCATTAGTGCACTTATTACATTTTTAATTACCGCTTTTGTTTTGTTCCTGATTGTCAAAGCTGTTAACAAAATGAAGAAAACACCAGAAGCTGCAGAAGAGGAAGTTAGTGGTCCTACAACAGATGACTTATTAGAACAAATCCGTGATTTGTTAGCGGCGCAAAATACTGCGAAAGCAACTGGTGTCATGAAAGAAACTACTGAAAACACTAAAGAGTAA
- a CDS encoding GNAT family N-acetyltransferase, with protein sequence MDYHAKKFTELTTKEFFEIVKLRIAVFVVEQNCPYQEVDDADEQAWHTWLQEGSEIVGYTRIIDKGDTVTFGRVLINPVYRGKKLGNKLLEETLKVIKDNYPERPIIIGAQAHLTDFYGAFGFEEVSEVYLEDDIPHVEMRRS encoded by the coding sequence ATGGATTATCACGCGAAAAAGTTTACAGAACTAACAACGAAAGAATTTTTTGAAATAGTGAAACTGAGAATTGCTGTTTTTGTAGTTGAACAAAATTGTCCTTATCAAGAGGTGGATGATGCGGATGAACAAGCATGGCATACTTGGCTACAAGAAGGATCAGAAATTGTTGGTTATACCCGGATCATAGATAAAGGTGATACAGTGACCTTTGGCAGAGTATTGATCAATCCAGTTTATCGTGGGAAAAAATTAGGGAATAAGCTTCTAGAAGAAACATTAAAAGTAATAAAAGATAATTATCCAGAGCGACCAATAATCATTGGGGCTCAAGCGCATCTTACAGATTTTTATGGTGCTTTTGGGTTTGAAGAGGTTTCTGAAGTATACCTAGAAGATGATATTCCTCATGTAGAAATGAGGAGAAGCTAA
- a CDS encoding sulfite exporter TauE/SafE family protein, translating to MYIGIIYFIVIILANTVGAISGMGGGVIIKPVLDTLHFHSLAAISFYSSVAVFTMSIVSTMRQLKNGLKLQIPIAIFVSLGSVVGGISGNTVFELLLRLFSDEKYVQLVQIILTIVTLLFAYFYTKIGNEWSLELSRPVWYVIVGLFLGFISTLLGIGGGPINVALLMLCFGIPIKEATVYSIVTIFFSQAAKLVTIAQVTGFERFDLSILLYVIPAAIVGGFVGALISGKISSERVTQVYQVVILLVLLLNLWNGIQLFV from the coding sequence GTGTATATAGGAATCATTTATTTTATTGTCATTATTTTAGCGAATACGGTTGGCGCGATTTCAGGAATGGGCGGCGGTGTCATTATCAAGCCTGTGTTGGATACACTACATTTTCATTCGCTCGCAGCAATTTCTTTTTATTCCAGTGTGGCTGTTTTTACGATGTCGATCGTTTCAACAATGAGGCAGCTGAAAAATGGGTTGAAGTTGCAAATTCCAATTGCGATATTTGTATCTTTAGGCTCTGTAGTTGGTGGGATTTCAGGAAATACAGTGTTTGAGTTATTATTGCGGCTATTTTCAGATGAAAAATATGTTCAGTTAGTTCAAATCATACTGACGATTGTGACGTTGTTGTTTGCGTATTTCTATACAAAAATAGGTAATGAATGGTCATTAGAACTATCACGCCCTGTTTGGTACGTGATAGTTGGGTTGTTTTTAGGATTCATTTCCACCTTATTAGGAATCGGTGGCGGACCGATCAATGTGGCTTTATTGATGCTGTGTTTTGGCATCCCAATCAAAGAAGCCACTGTTTATTCGATCGTAACGATTTTCTTTTCACAGGCAGCAAAATTAGTAACGATCGCGCAAGTTACTGGTTTTGAACGCTTTGATCTATCAATTTTGTTGTATGTGATACCTGCGGCTATTGTGGGTGGTTTTGTGGGAGCATTGATCAGTGGGAAAATTTCATCTGAACGTGTAACGCAAGTTTACCAAGTAGTGATTCTGCTAGTATTGTTATTAAATTTATGGAATGGAATTCAATTATTTGTTTAA
- the treR gene encoding trehalose operon repressor, translating to MNKFHDIFLELEKGILEGKYQPGTLLPSENQLVEQYSVSRETIRKALNLLINAGYIQKKQGKGSIVLNVRKFDLPISGVISYKELQNAQQIHSVTRVVELQEAQVSEALARLTGWKKGAAVWRLVRQREIDGEVVIIDIDYLLKEIIEILPKERAADSIYDYFENDLGLAISYAQKEITVEAVTEADQNLMDIHGDTHVVVVRSVVSLEDTRCFEYTESRHRLDKFKFVDFARRRKA from the coding sequence ATGAATAAGTTTCATGATATATTTTTAGAGCTTGAAAAAGGGATTTTAGAAGGTAAGTATCAACCAGGAACATTACTTCCAAGTGAAAATCAATTGGTTGAACAATATTCAGTTTCACGTGAAACTATACGTAAAGCCTTGAATTTACTGATCAATGCTGGTTATATTCAAAAGAAACAAGGCAAAGGTTCGATTGTTTTGAATGTTCGTAAGTTTGATTTGCCGATTTCTGGTGTGATCAGCTATAAAGAATTACAAAATGCACAGCAAATCCATAGTGTAACGAGAGTTGTGGAACTACAAGAAGCGCAGGTCAGTGAAGCTTTAGCACGTTTGACAGGTTGGAAAAAAGGCGCTGCTGTTTGGCGATTAGTTAGGCAACGGGAAATCGATGGAGAAGTGGTTATTATTGATATCGATTATTTATTAAAAGAAATCATTGAAATCTTGCCTAAAGAGCGTGCGGCGGATTCAATTTATGACTATTTTGAAAACGATTTAGGTTTAGCAATCAGCTATGCTCAAAAAGAGATCACAGTCGAAGCTGTGACAGAAGCGGACCAAAATTTGATGGATATCCATGGTGATACCCATGTAGTGGTTGTACGTAGTGTGGTAAGTCTAGAAGATACACGTTGTTTTGAATACACAGAATCCAGACATAGATTAGATAAATTTAAATTTGTCGATTTTGCTAGACGAAGAAAAGCTTAA
- a CDS encoding glycoside hydrolase family 65 protein gives MNFLSLTLRPNALHVQAKDQQHLLLEQTLAFSDFEFPQTGEVLAAQIKEQFPTVAGAIFNAITPEFYTKNKQVSLLNAGLENLTKQFSELLNIPILTASQVSQETDLAAAFKKKFDYLTWNLDYFGYTPGKEEYSVESLLTIGNGFMGLRGTIPEMTLSKDHYPATYIAGLYNEETSEVAGQLVENEDFVNTPNNQYFSIQIAGTDEWLHLENATLHYLHRNLDLKTGLFTSHMIIEDSHQHQLKITAQKIVNMAQKNHYSIRYSIQPLNFSKKIIVKTTTDGSVYNYNVERYRNLTAKHFHITQLLAEKNKSMIEIETNQSKINVRQIATITGDFFDTAAIKNTICKESIEQTIPFTAKENNIYTLEKHVQVTASIAEQSWENPPSLATYFDREFAESKSAWESLWKKSDIQISEDLMSQKLLRIHAYHLLVSASPFNNNDLDVSVTARGLHGEAYRGHIFWDEIFILPFYILHFPETAKQLLMYRYNRLGKAKENARDNHYEGAMYPWQSGLDGSEDTQKLHLNPLNGEWGEDHSVLQRHVSLAIAYNVWMYWNNSGDDCFIKQYGAEMLLEIANFWRSAATWDETTQRYSIANVMGPDEFHEAYPNSTESGLKNNAYTNLMVVWLFEELENILSLLNTQEKTELFSKTETTQENFKKMEDIRKRLSIEVDEDGIIAQYEGYFDLKEIDWEQAKEKYGNIYRMDRILKAEGLSPDDYKVSKQADTLMLFYNLNKDKIDEILEELGYDLPTDYLEKNLLYYLNRTSHGSTLSRIVHAQLAEEVAFHDLSWTLYQEALYSDYQDIQGGTTAEGIHTGVMAATIYVTLTTYAGVDIKKKQLTIQPNLPKKWTDMRFNLDHKGIHYQLTISKNTVQICSSQDTTVMVKNHSYQLTADKEKVITY, from the coding sequence ATGAATTTTTTATCCCTTACACTTAGACCAAACGCTTTACATGTTCAAGCAAAAGATCAGCAACATTTACTCTTAGAGCAAACACTCGCCTTTTCTGATTTTGAATTTCCCCAAACGGGAGAAGTCTTAGCTGCACAAATCAAAGAGCAATTTCCAACTGTGGCAGGAGCTATTTTTAACGCTATCACACCTGAATTTTATACTAAAAATAAACAAGTATCATTATTAAATGCTGGCCTTGAGAATCTTACTAAACAATTTTCAGAATTATTAAATATCCCGATCCTAACAGCCTCACAAGTGAGCCAAGAGACTGATTTAGCCGCAGCATTCAAAAAGAAATTTGATTATTTAACCTGGAATCTAGACTATTTTGGTTATACACCAGGCAAAGAAGAATATTCTGTTGAATCATTATTGACTATCGGTAATGGTTTTATGGGTTTGCGTGGCACAATACCTGAGATGACTCTTTCCAAAGACCATTACCCCGCTACTTACATCGCAGGACTCTATAATGAAGAAACATCCGAAGTCGCAGGTCAACTCGTTGAAAATGAAGATTTTGTCAACACACCGAATAATCAATATTTTAGTATTCAGATAGCTGGAACAGACGAATGGTTACATTTAGAAAATGCCACTTTACACTATTTACACCGAAATTTAGACCTAAAAACAGGTTTGTTCACTTCTCATATGATCATTGAAGACTCACATCAACATCAATTAAAAATTACTGCACAGAAAATTGTCAATATGGCTCAAAAAAATCATTATAGTATCCGCTATTCGATTCAACCATTGAACTTTTCTAAAAAAATCATAGTCAAAACAACAACTGATGGCTCAGTCTACAATTACAACGTAGAACGCTATCGTAATTTAACCGCAAAGCACTTCCACATTACACAGTTACTTGCAGAAAAAAATAAATCAATGATTGAGATCGAAACCAATCAATCAAAAATAAACGTTCGACAAATTGCTACTATTACAGGTGATTTTTTTGATACAGCTGCTATCAAAAATACTATTTGCAAAGAAAGCATCGAGCAAACGATTCCTTTTACTGCCAAAGAAAATAACATCTACACGCTTGAAAAGCATGTTCAGGTCACAGCTTCAATAGCCGAACAAAGTTGGGAAAATCCCCCTTCACTTGCGACTTATTTTGACAGAGAATTTGCTGAAAGTAAGAGTGCTTGGGAAAGCTTATGGAAAAAATCAGATATTCAAATTTCAGAGGATCTAATGTCACAGAAATTATTACGAATCCACGCCTATCATTTATTAGTCTCTGCCTCTCCGTTTAATAACAATGATTTAGATGTTTCTGTAACCGCTCGTGGCTTGCACGGCGAAGCTTATCGCGGTCATATCTTCTGGGATGAGATTTTTATCTTGCCCTTTTATATCCTTCATTTTCCAGAAACAGCGAAGCAGCTTTTAATGTATCGCTATAACCGTTTAGGGAAAGCGAAAGAAAATGCTCGTGACAATCATTATGAGGGAGCTATGTATCCTTGGCAGTCCGGCTTGGATGGTAGTGAAGATACACAAAAACTACACTTGAATCCATTAAATGGTGAATGGGGTGAAGATCATAGTGTTCTTCAGCGCCACGTCTCATTAGCAATTGCTTACAATGTCTGGATGTACTGGAATAATTCTGGTGATGATTGCTTTATCAAACAGTACGGTGCAGAAATGTTGTTAGAGATCGCTAATTTCTGGCGTAGTGCAGCAACTTGGGACGAAACTACGCAGCGTTACTCAATCGCTAACGTCATGGGTCCAGATGAATTTCACGAAGCATATCCTAACAGCACTGAAAGCGGCTTAAAAAACAACGCTTATACAAACTTGATGGTTGTTTGGTTATTTGAAGAATTGGAAAACATCCTTTCACTATTAAATACGCAAGAAAAAACAGAATTATTTTCTAAAACAGAAACTACGCAAGAAAATTTTAAAAAAATGGAAGATATTCGCAAACGTTTATCCATCGAAGTCGATGAAGACGGGATTATTGCTCAATATGAAGGATACTTTGATTTAAAAGAAATCGATTGGGAGCAAGCAAAAGAAAAGTACGGCAACATTTACCGAATGGACCGTATTTTAAAAGCCGAAGGTCTGTCACCTGATGATTATAAAGTTTCAAAGCAAGCCGACACTTTAATGTTGTTCTATAATTTAAATAAAGACAAAATAGATGAAATCTTAGAGGAACTTGGCTATGATCTACCCACAGATTATCTTGAGAAAAATCTATTATACTACTTAAATAGAACGTCTCATGGTTCAACCCTCTCAAGAATCGTTCATGCCCAATTAGCCGAAGAAGTTGCCTTTCACGATTTGTCTTGGACTTTATATCAAGAAGCTTTGTACTCTGATTATCAGGATATTCAAGGTGGGACAACCGCGGAAGGAATCCATACTGGTGTAATGGCTGCAACAATTTATGTTACCTTAACTACTTATGCTGGGGTCGATATTAAAAAGAAACAACTAACGATCCAACCTAACTTACCAAAAAAATGGACTGACATGCGCTTTAATCTTGACCACAAAGGGATTCACTATCAGCTAACTATTTCAAAAAACACCGTTCAAATTTGTTCCTCACAGGACACAACGGTAATGGTTAAAAATCATTCTTACCAATTAACAGCAGATAAAGAAAAAGTGATTACTTATTAA
- the pgmB gene encoding beta-phosphoglucomutase: protein MKKGFIFDLDGVITDTAKFHYIAWKNLAATLGITIDETFNETLKGISRMDSLDKILAYGHKENEFTTTEKETLAQKKNDEYVTLLADLSEADLLPGVHDFLVQAKEHAIPCSIASASKNAPMILDKLGVLKFFGHIVDPETLIKGKPDPEIFVKAAKSIGVKPKDAVGFEDAQAGIEGIKAAGMYAVGLSATETLIGADLQVASMTELDVEQLIDQ, encoded by the coding sequence ATGAAAAAAGGATTTATTTTTGACTTAGATGGTGTTATTACAGATACTGCAAAATTCCACTATATTGCTTGGAAAAACTTAGCCGCAACATTAGGTATCACGATCGATGAAACCTTCAACGAAACATTAAAAGGCATCAGCCGGATGGATTCTTTGGATAAAATTCTAGCTTATGGACACAAGGAAAACGAATTTACTACTACAGAAAAAGAAACGTTGGCTCAAAAGAAAAATGATGAGTATGTTACACTCTTGGCCGATCTTTCTGAGGCAGACTTACTGCCAGGTGTTCACGATTTTCTAGTCCAAGCAAAAGAGCATGCTATTCCTTGTTCGATTGCTTCAGCCTCTAAAAATGCTCCGATGATTTTAGATAAATTAGGTGTTCTTAAGTTCTTCGGACATATTGTTGACCCCGAAACACTGATAAAAGGAAAACCCGATCCGGAAATATTTGTCAAGGCTGCTAAAAGTATAGGCGTCAAACCAAAAGATGCCGTCGGTTTTGAAGACGCCCAAGCAGGTATCGAAGGAATCAAAGCCGCCGGAATGTATGCAGTTGGGCTTTCTGCGACAGAAACTTTAATTGGTGCTGATTTGCAAGTTGCTTCAATGACTGAATTAGATGTAGAACAATTGATTGACCAATAA